Below is a window of Lebetimonas sp. JH292 DNA.
TTTGGCCATATTTCACATTCCCCTTCAAAAGAAGAATATGCATCTATAAAAATTGTCTCAGGCAGATGCATAATAACACCGTTTTTCATCCAAAAATTTTTTATTCTATTACAAATTATTCTCTCAGCTTCAGCTAAATCTTTTTTTGTATTAATGCCTTTAAAATCTTCTTCATTAACTTCAATTGCTTTTACATTTAATCCATCTTTTACAGCCATTTCTATAATATCAGTTAAATAATATTCATTTTGTGCATTTTTATTGTTTAATTTAAGAATATATTTTTCTAAAATTTCTTTTTTTATCAGATAAATTCCGGCATTTACGTAAGGGATTTTAAGTTCGTTTTCATTTGCGTCTTTTTCTTCTATTATTTTTTTTACATTTGAATTTTCTATCAACACCCTTCCGTATCCAAAAGGATTATTTAATTTCATAACGCTCATTACAATATCGGCGTCAATACTCTCAAATTTTTTAAGTTCATTTGCTTCAATTAAAGGCATATCACCGTTTAAAATAAAAATTTTGTCATTTTCGATTTTACATTTTCCATTATCCATTAAGGAAAACAGCGCTCCTCCGGTTCCTGGATAATTTTTTAAATCCTGTTTTATTATATTAATCGGATAATTTTTTATTGTTTTTTTAACATTTTCAAACTGATGATAAAGTATTATATTTACATTCTCCGATATTTTAAGAGATTCTTCAATTACAAATTCAATCATTGCTTTGTTGCATAATGTATGAAGTACTTTTGGAATCGCACTTTTCATACGGGTTCCCCTGCCCGCTGCCAAAATAATGACACTTGACATATGTTTACCTTTTTTTTGTTATAATTATAGCAAAAAAGGCTATTTTGATGGATTTGGCTACTGTCATTGGTTTGGTCGGCGCACTCGGTCTTCTTATTGCCGCTATGGCACTCGGTGTGGGTGTGGGGGCTTATATTGACCCTCAATCAGTGTTAATTGTTATTCTCGGTTCAATAATGTCTCTTATGATTAGTTATAAAATGGATATGATGACAAAATTTTTAAAAGTTTTCATGATAGCCATAAAACCTAATTATCAGCCTAATTATGAAGAACTTATTAAAAAACTTGTAGATTATGCAACTCAGGCAAGAAGAGACGGAATTCTTTCACTTGAGAGCGCAGCCAATAACGAAGAAGACGAATTCTTAAAAAAAGGCCTTTCAATGGCGGTAGACGGAAACGAGCCCGATACAATCAGAGAACTTTTGGAAATAGAAATGGAGCAGATGGAAGAAAGACATAAAAAAATGGCTTCCATTTTTTCTACATGGGCAGGTCTCGCTGGAGGCTTCGGTATGCTTGGAACATTGGTGGGGCTTGTTGCCATGCTGCTTAACATGTCCGACCCTTCATCAATCGGTCCGGCTATGGCGGTTGCATTACTTACCACACTTTACGGTGCTATGATAGGTAATATTTTCGGAAATCCTATTGCCAGCAAACTTTCTTTGAGAAATGATGACGAAATGCTTGCAAAGACAATGATACTTGAAGGTATTATGTCTATTCAGGCGGGTGATAATCCAAGAACACTTGAAGCAAAACTTTTAAGCTTTTTGCCGCCTTCTAAAAGAAAATCTCAATTCGAATAGGAAAAATGAATGGCTAAAAAAAAGTGTAAATGCGAATGTCCCGAGGGTCTACCGGCTTGGTTGGGAACATTCGGGGATTTAATGAGTTTACTTTTATGTTTTTTTGTTTTGCTTCTTTCAATGTCCACTATGAACGCCAAAAAGGTTCAAGAAGCCATAGGCTCTCTTGCAGGTGCACTTAGTGTGCTTGAAGGAGGAGCTAAAACCGAGGTTAGTAAAAACAGAA
It encodes the following:
- a CDS encoding motility protein A; protein product: MDLATVIGLVGALGLLIAAMALGVGVGAYIDPQSVLIVILGSIMSLMISYKMDMMTKFLKVFMIAIKPNYQPNYEELIKKLVDYATQARRDGILSLESAANNEEDEFLKKGLSMAVDGNEPDTIRELLEIEMEQMEERHKKMASIFSTWAGLAGGFGMLGTLVGLVAMLLNMSDPSSIGPAMAVALLTTLYGAMIGNIFGNPIASKLSLRNDDEMLAKTMILEGIMSIQAGDNPRTLEAKLLSFLPPSKRKSQFE
- the glmU gene encoding bifunctional UDP-N-acetylglucosamine diphosphorylase/glucosamine-1-phosphate N-acetyltransferase GlmU, which translates into the protein MSSVIILAAGRGTRMKSAIPKVLHTLCNKAMIEFVIEESLKISENVNIILYHQFENVKKTIKNYPINIIKQDLKNYPGTGGALFSLMDNGKCKIENDKIFILNGDMPLIEANELKKFESIDADIVMSVMKLNNPFGYGRVLIENSNVKKIIEEKDANENELKIPYVNAGIYLIKKEILEKYILKLNNKNAQNEYYLTDIIEMAVKDGLNVKAIEVNEEDFKGINTKKDLAEAERIICNRIKNFWMKNGVIMHLPETIFIDAYSSFEGECEIWPNCVIKESVIIESEIRPGSVIEDAVIKNSGIGPMARIRPKSELTDTHIGNFVEVKASKLNKIKAGHLSYLGDSEIEEGTNIGAGTITCNYDGKRKYKTKIGKNVFVGSDSQLIAPVVIEDDVIIAAGSTVNKDIPKGSLVISRTPLKIVKNFYYKFFGENR